A region from the Sander vitreus isolate 19-12246 chromosome 1, sanVit1, whole genome shotgun sequence genome encodes:
- the e2f8 gene encoding transcription factor E2F8 isoform X3 — protein MDWTVCSALLAEHDDGFVAPQVPVNSPKKLFGQCAVSVENQLTMGPLTTPKKGREVGSVDPWTPTSNLKMLISAASPDIRNREKELCLDNDGREGLDPSQDTENGEESEKMISRKEKSLGLLCHKFLARYPDCPNPALNNDICLDDVATELSVERRRIYDIMNVLESLHMVSRSAKNRYTWHGRTKLAQTLAILKQVGEEHRYGQQMLHIRQRLVDKEFDFDAEEKENEEVVELENGDQGQKELFFVELPGVEFKAASVNSRKDKSLRVMSQKFVMLFLVSNPRVVSLDVAAKILIGEDQGADQDKNKFKTKVRRLYDIANVLRSLKLIEKVHVTEERGRKPAFEWVGPEEFPQVKDLESSTSECLSKKKSVLESRASVDNCAKNLFPASGAKRSFTRHPSLIKLAKSIHDDRRKINSAPSSPVKSALSDSPNTDLPNKMAQLAAICQIELDQESGTGAEDPKPAAAEADTAAAKLEQVSSVSMEPPHAPLLTPTQEHRVNTTIHLTPHTPLAGLPGGSVTYIPAQYSSLIPVLLPQQRGSGPYAVYLHPSSPRPNPLVRPQPTSLAVRSMTFEDKTGQSPTGQNAARSLPALRASDVSPLALKRLRSESALESSPSKAKRTDPNFKDTSPKLCEILQARLKARRGCQLSSRPSPRALHLDPEFVNTPGGAVANQTLEQSLETFLDREDKTASSDGEAGLTPVRVVPITPGQVHTETLVPAGYLIPISQQSLISYKEIQGSGRESNNAATPTYNIYQTPTAGSRPVLAQEITPTGLRLHKPAATAASPYNTQQDHRLHSPSPAILNFTLQNLGLISGSSPGNAFTTPQTPECANTMPSPLALHQRGMVFIKPGSPVPLQQSVSGQPMTLFSVQQPLMTTPKGTGLPQHSFFHTPGPLSPLAAMVTTGAHLDP, from the exons ATGGACTGGACTGTCTGCTCTGCTTTACTTGCTGAGCAT GATGATGGTTTTGTAGCACCCCAGGTTCCTGTAAATTCTCCAAAGAAGTTATTTGGTCAGTGTGCAGTGTCAGTGGAGAACCAGCTGACCATGGGTCCCCTCACTACACCTAAAAAAGGAAGAGAAGTAGGTTCTGTTGACCCCTGGACACCGACTTCCAACCTCAAAATGCTCATCAGTGCTGCTAGTCCTGACATCAGGAACCGAGAGAAAGAGCTGTGCCTGGACAATGACGGGCGGGAAGGTCTTGACCCTTCACAG GACACTGAAAATGGAGAAGAGTCAGAGAAAATGATCAGCAGGAAAGAGAAGAGTCTGGGTTTGCTCTGTCATAAATTCCTCGCCCGCTACCCAGATTGCCCAAACCCTGCCCTCAACAACGACATCTGCCTAGATGATGTGGCAACTGAGCTCA GCGTAGAACGCCGGCGCATCTACGACATCATGAACGTGCTGGAGAGCCTGCACATGGTGAGCCGCTCAGCCAAGAACCGCTACACATGGCACGGGCGGACCAAACTAGCGCAGACTCTGGCCATTTTGAAGCAGGTGGGCGAGGAGCACAGGTACGGCCAGCAGATGTTGCACATCCGGCAGCGCCTCGTGGACAAGGAGTTTGACTTTGACgcggaggagaaggagaacgaGGAGGTGGTGGAGCTGGAGAACGGGGATCAAGGACAGAAGGAACTTTTCTTTGTGGAGCTTCCAGGCGTAGAGTTCAAAGCAG CCTCTGTTAACAGTCGGAAGGACAAATCTCTGAGGGTGATGAGCCAGAAGTTTGTCATGCTCTTCCTGGTGTCTAATCCTCGCGTGGTCAGTCTAGACGTGGCTGCCAAGATCCTGATCGGAGAGGACCAGGGTGCAGATCAAGACAAGAACAAGTTCAAAA CCAAAGTGCGCCGGCTGTATGATATAGCCAACGTGCTGCGGAGCCTGAAGCTCATCGAGAAAGTCCACGtgacagaagagagagggaggaaaccGGCCTTTGAATGGGTTGGCCCCGAAGAATTCCCACAAGTCAAAG ACTTGGAGAGCTCCACGTCTGAATGTTTATCCAAGAAGAAAAGTGTACTGGAGTCCCGTGCATCTGTGGACAACTGTGCCAAAAACCTGTTTCCAGCGTCCGGGGCAAAACGCAGCTTCACCCGGCACCCCTCCCTCATAAAGCTGGCCAAGAGTATTCATGACGACCGCCGAAAGATCAACTCTGCCCCCAGCAGTCCTGTCAAGAGTGCCCTCA GCGATTCACCAAACACTGACCTCCCAAACAAAATGGCCCAACTTGCTGCTATTTGTCAGATCGAGCTTGACCAGGAGTCGGG GACCGGAGCTGAGGACCCAAAGCCTGCTGCTGCGGAGGCGGACACTGCTGCTGCGAAGCTTGAGCAAGTCTCCTCTGTTTCTATGGAGCCGCCACATGCACCGTTACTAACTCCAACCCAGGAGCATAGAGTCAACACTACTATCCACCTCACCCCCCACACACCGCTGGCAGGCCTGCCCGGAGGCTCCGTCACCTACATCCCTGCACAGTATTCATCCCTGATCCCCGTCCTGTTACCTCAGCAGCGGGGGAGCGGGCCCTACGCCGTGTATTTGCACCCTTCTTCTCCCAGGCCAAACCCTCTGGTCAGGCCGCAGCCGACCAGCCTCGCCGTGCGCTCTATGACCTTTGAGGATAAGACTGGGCAGAGCCCGACGGGCCAGAATGCAGCTAGGAGCCTGCCGGCCCTCAGGGCGTCAGACGTCAGCCCCTTGGCGCTCAAACGGTTGCGCTCAGAGTCGGCCTTAGAGAGCAGCCCCTCCAAAGCCAAGAGGACCGACCCCAACTTtaag GACACCTCTCCAAAACTGTGCGAGATCCTGCAGGCCCGTCTGAAGGCCCGTCGCGGTTGTCAGCTCTCAAGCCGGCCCTCGCCTCGCGCCCTCCACCTGGACCCGGAGTTTGTCAACACCCCCGGCGGTGCCGTAGCCAACCAGACACTAGAGCAGAGCTTGGAGACCTTCCTGGACAGAGAGGACAAGACGGCGTCCTCCGACGGCGAGGCTGGCTTAACGCCAGTCAGAGTCGTACCCATCACGCCAGGACAAGTCCACACCGAG ACTTTAGTACCGGCCGGATACCTGATCCCAATCTCCCAGCAGTCCCTCATCAGCTACAAGGAAATTCAAGGTTCAGGGAGAGAAAGCAACAACGCCGCAACTCCCACTTACAACATCTACCAAACACCAACTGCAG GTTCCAGACCTGTCCTAGCCCAGGAGATTACACCCACCGGCCTTCGTCTTCACAAACCCGCTGCTACTGCCGCCTCGCCATACAACACCCAGCAAGACCACCGCCTCCACAGCCCTAGTCCTGCCATCCTCAACTTCACCCTGCAGAACCTGGGTCTGATCTCAGGCTCCAGCCCAGGAAACGCCTTCACTACCCCCCAGACTCCAGAGTGTGCCAACACCATGCCCAGCCCGCTGGCTCTGCACCAGAGAGGCATGGTTTTCATCAAACCTGGGTCCCCTGTGCCTCTCCAGCAGTCTGTATCAGGGCAACCAATGACCCTGTTCAGTGTACAAcag CCTCTGATGACCACCCCCAAAGGGACAGGGCTCCCCCAGCACAGTTTCTTCCACACCCCGGGCCCCCTCTCCCCTCTGGCTGCCATGGTAACCACCGGTGCACACCTGGACCCCTAA
- the e2f8 gene encoding transcription factor E2F8 isoform X1, whose product MWVPDKYVSLKKRWKMSNTALESQNLTQKSHSKDDGFVAPQVPVNSPKKLFGQCAVSVENQLTMGPLTTPKKGREVGSVDPWTPTSNLKMLISAASPDIRNREKELCLDNDGREGLDPSQDTENGEESEKMISRKEKSLGLLCHKFLARYPDCPNPALNNDICLDDVATELSVERRRIYDIMNVLESLHMVSRSAKNRYTWHGRTKLAQTLAILKQVGEEHRYGQQMLHIRQRLVDKEFDFDAEEKENEEVVELENGDQGQKELFFVELPGVEFKAASVNSRKDKSLRVMSQKFVMLFLVSNPRVVSLDVAAKILIGEDQGADQDKNKFKTKVRRLYDIANVLRSLKLIEKVHVTEERGRKPAFEWVGPEEFPQVKDLESSTSECLSKKKSVLESRASVDNCAKNLFPASGAKRSFTRHPSLIKLAKSIHDDRRKINSAPSSPVKSALSDSPNTDLPNKMAQLAAICQIELDQESGTGAEDPKPAAAEADTAAAKLEQVSSVSMEPPHAPLLTPTQEHRVNTTIHLTPHTPLAGLPGGSVTYIPAQYSSLIPVLLPQQRGSGPYAVYLHPSSPRPNPLVRPQPTSLAVRSMTFEDKTGQSPTGQNAARSLPALRASDVSPLALKRLRSESALESSPSKAKRTDPNFKDTSPKLCEILQARLKARRGCQLSSRPSPRALHLDPEFVNTPGGAVANQTLEQSLETFLDREDKTASSDGEAGLTPVRVVPITPGQVHTETLVPAGYLIPISQQSLISYKEIQGSGRESNNAATPTYNIYQTPTAGSRPVLAQEITPTGLRLHKPAATAASPYNTQQDHRLHSPSPAILNFTLQNLGLISGSSPGNAFTTPQTPECANTMPSPLALHQRGMVFIKPGSPVPLQQSVSGQPMTLFSVQQPLMTTPKGTGLPQHSFFHTPGPLSPLAAMVTTGAHLDP is encoded by the exons ATGTGGGTACCCGACAAATATGTTTCATTGAAAAAGCG GTGGAAAATGTCAAATACAGCGCTTGAATCTCAAAACCTGACCCAGAAATCTCATTCAAAG GATGATGGTTTTGTAGCACCCCAGGTTCCTGTAAATTCTCCAAAGAAGTTATTTGGTCAGTGTGCAGTGTCAGTGGAGAACCAGCTGACCATGGGTCCCCTCACTACACCTAAAAAAGGAAGAGAAGTAGGTTCTGTTGACCCCTGGACACCGACTTCCAACCTCAAAATGCTCATCAGTGCTGCTAGTCCTGACATCAGGAACCGAGAGAAAGAGCTGTGCCTGGACAATGACGGGCGGGAAGGTCTTGACCCTTCACAG GACACTGAAAATGGAGAAGAGTCAGAGAAAATGATCAGCAGGAAAGAGAAGAGTCTGGGTTTGCTCTGTCATAAATTCCTCGCCCGCTACCCAGATTGCCCAAACCCTGCCCTCAACAACGACATCTGCCTAGATGATGTGGCAACTGAGCTCA GCGTAGAACGCCGGCGCATCTACGACATCATGAACGTGCTGGAGAGCCTGCACATGGTGAGCCGCTCAGCCAAGAACCGCTACACATGGCACGGGCGGACCAAACTAGCGCAGACTCTGGCCATTTTGAAGCAGGTGGGCGAGGAGCACAGGTACGGCCAGCAGATGTTGCACATCCGGCAGCGCCTCGTGGACAAGGAGTTTGACTTTGACgcggaggagaaggagaacgaGGAGGTGGTGGAGCTGGAGAACGGGGATCAAGGACAGAAGGAACTTTTCTTTGTGGAGCTTCCAGGCGTAGAGTTCAAAGCAG CCTCTGTTAACAGTCGGAAGGACAAATCTCTGAGGGTGATGAGCCAGAAGTTTGTCATGCTCTTCCTGGTGTCTAATCCTCGCGTGGTCAGTCTAGACGTGGCTGCCAAGATCCTGATCGGAGAGGACCAGGGTGCAGATCAAGACAAGAACAAGTTCAAAA CCAAAGTGCGCCGGCTGTATGATATAGCCAACGTGCTGCGGAGCCTGAAGCTCATCGAGAAAGTCCACGtgacagaagagagagggaggaaaccGGCCTTTGAATGGGTTGGCCCCGAAGAATTCCCACAAGTCAAAG ACTTGGAGAGCTCCACGTCTGAATGTTTATCCAAGAAGAAAAGTGTACTGGAGTCCCGTGCATCTGTGGACAACTGTGCCAAAAACCTGTTTCCAGCGTCCGGGGCAAAACGCAGCTTCACCCGGCACCCCTCCCTCATAAAGCTGGCCAAGAGTATTCATGACGACCGCCGAAAGATCAACTCTGCCCCCAGCAGTCCTGTCAAGAGTGCCCTCA GCGATTCACCAAACACTGACCTCCCAAACAAAATGGCCCAACTTGCTGCTATTTGTCAGATCGAGCTTGACCAGGAGTCGGG GACCGGAGCTGAGGACCCAAAGCCTGCTGCTGCGGAGGCGGACACTGCTGCTGCGAAGCTTGAGCAAGTCTCCTCTGTTTCTATGGAGCCGCCACATGCACCGTTACTAACTCCAACCCAGGAGCATAGAGTCAACACTACTATCCACCTCACCCCCCACACACCGCTGGCAGGCCTGCCCGGAGGCTCCGTCACCTACATCCCTGCACAGTATTCATCCCTGATCCCCGTCCTGTTACCTCAGCAGCGGGGGAGCGGGCCCTACGCCGTGTATTTGCACCCTTCTTCTCCCAGGCCAAACCCTCTGGTCAGGCCGCAGCCGACCAGCCTCGCCGTGCGCTCTATGACCTTTGAGGATAAGACTGGGCAGAGCCCGACGGGCCAGAATGCAGCTAGGAGCCTGCCGGCCCTCAGGGCGTCAGACGTCAGCCCCTTGGCGCTCAAACGGTTGCGCTCAGAGTCGGCCTTAGAGAGCAGCCCCTCCAAAGCCAAGAGGACCGACCCCAACTTtaag GACACCTCTCCAAAACTGTGCGAGATCCTGCAGGCCCGTCTGAAGGCCCGTCGCGGTTGTCAGCTCTCAAGCCGGCCCTCGCCTCGCGCCCTCCACCTGGACCCGGAGTTTGTCAACACCCCCGGCGGTGCCGTAGCCAACCAGACACTAGAGCAGAGCTTGGAGACCTTCCTGGACAGAGAGGACAAGACGGCGTCCTCCGACGGCGAGGCTGGCTTAACGCCAGTCAGAGTCGTACCCATCACGCCAGGACAAGTCCACACCGAG ACTTTAGTACCGGCCGGATACCTGATCCCAATCTCCCAGCAGTCCCTCATCAGCTACAAGGAAATTCAAGGTTCAGGGAGAGAAAGCAACAACGCCGCAACTCCCACTTACAACATCTACCAAACACCAACTGCAG GTTCCAGACCTGTCCTAGCCCAGGAGATTACACCCACCGGCCTTCGTCTTCACAAACCCGCTGCTACTGCCGCCTCGCCATACAACACCCAGCAAGACCACCGCCTCCACAGCCCTAGTCCTGCCATCCTCAACTTCACCCTGCAGAACCTGGGTCTGATCTCAGGCTCCAGCCCAGGAAACGCCTTCACTACCCCCCAGACTCCAGAGTGTGCCAACACCATGCCCAGCCCGCTGGCTCTGCACCAGAGAGGCATGGTTTTCATCAAACCTGGGTCCCCTGTGCCTCTCCAGCAGTCTGTATCAGGGCAACCAATGACCCTGTTCAGTGTACAAcag CCTCTGATGACCACCCCCAAAGGGACAGGGCTCCCCCAGCACAGTTTCTTCCACACCCCGGGCCCCCTCTCCCCTCTGGCTGCCATGGTAACCACCGGTGCACACCTGGACCCCTAA
- the e2f8 gene encoding transcription factor E2F8 isoform X2 yields MSNTALESQNLTQKSHSKDDGFVAPQVPVNSPKKLFGQCAVSVENQLTMGPLTTPKKGREVGSVDPWTPTSNLKMLISAASPDIRNREKELCLDNDGREGLDPSQDTENGEESEKMISRKEKSLGLLCHKFLARYPDCPNPALNNDICLDDVATELSVERRRIYDIMNVLESLHMVSRSAKNRYTWHGRTKLAQTLAILKQVGEEHRYGQQMLHIRQRLVDKEFDFDAEEKENEEVVELENGDQGQKELFFVELPGVEFKAASVNSRKDKSLRVMSQKFVMLFLVSNPRVVSLDVAAKILIGEDQGADQDKNKFKTKVRRLYDIANVLRSLKLIEKVHVTEERGRKPAFEWVGPEEFPQVKDLESSTSECLSKKKSVLESRASVDNCAKNLFPASGAKRSFTRHPSLIKLAKSIHDDRRKINSAPSSPVKSALSDSPNTDLPNKMAQLAAICQIELDQESGTGAEDPKPAAAEADTAAAKLEQVSSVSMEPPHAPLLTPTQEHRVNTTIHLTPHTPLAGLPGGSVTYIPAQYSSLIPVLLPQQRGSGPYAVYLHPSSPRPNPLVRPQPTSLAVRSMTFEDKTGQSPTGQNAARSLPALRASDVSPLALKRLRSESALESSPSKAKRTDPNFKDTSPKLCEILQARLKARRGCQLSSRPSPRALHLDPEFVNTPGGAVANQTLEQSLETFLDREDKTASSDGEAGLTPVRVVPITPGQVHTETLVPAGYLIPISQQSLISYKEIQGSGRESNNAATPTYNIYQTPTAGSRPVLAQEITPTGLRLHKPAATAASPYNTQQDHRLHSPSPAILNFTLQNLGLISGSSPGNAFTTPQTPECANTMPSPLALHQRGMVFIKPGSPVPLQQSVSGQPMTLFSVQQPLMTTPKGTGLPQHSFFHTPGPLSPLAAMVTTGAHLDP; encoded by the exons ATGTCAAATACAGCGCTTGAATCTCAAAACCTGACCCAGAAATCTCATTCAAAG GATGATGGTTTTGTAGCACCCCAGGTTCCTGTAAATTCTCCAAAGAAGTTATTTGGTCAGTGTGCAGTGTCAGTGGAGAACCAGCTGACCATGGGTCCCCTCACTACACCTAAAAAAGGAAGAGAAGTAGGTTCTGTTGACCCCTGGACACCGACTTCCAACCTCAAAATGCTCATCAGTGCTGCTAGTCCTGACATCAGGAACCGAGAGAAAGAGCTGTGCCTGGACAATGACGGGCGGGAAGGTCTTGACCCTTCACAG GACACTGAAAATGGAGAAGAGTCAGAGAAAATGATCAGCAGGAAAGAGAAGAGTCTGGGTTTGCTCTGTCATAAATTCCTCGCCCGCTACCCAGATTGCCCAAACCCTGCCCTCAACAACGACATCTGCCTAGATGATGTGGCAACTGAGCTCA GCGTAGAACGCCGGCGCATCTACGACATCATGAACGTGCTGGAGAGCCTGCACATGGTGAGCCGCTCAGCCAAGAACCGCTACACATGGCACGGGCGGACCAAACTAGCGCAGACTCTGGCCATTTTGAAGCAGGTGGGCGAGGAGCACAGGTACGGCCAGCAGATGTTGCACATCCGGCAGCGCCTCGTGGACAAGGAGTTTGACTTTGACgcggaggagaaggagaacgaGGAGGTGGTGGAGCTGGAGAACGGGGATCAAGGACAGAAGGAACTTTTCTTTGTGGAGCTTCCAGGCGTAGAGTTCAAAGCAG CCTCTGTTAACAGTCGGAAGGACAAATCTCTGAGGGTGATGAGCCAGAAGTTTGTCATGCTCTTCCTGGTGTCTAATCCTCGCGTGGTCAGTCTAGACGTGGCTGCCAAGATCCTGATCGGAGAGGACCAGGGTGCAGATCAAGACAAGAACAAGTTCAAAA CCAAAGTGCGCCGGCTGTATGATATAGCCAACGTGCTGCGGAGCCTGAAGCTCATCGAGAAAGTCCACGtgacagaagagagagggaggaaaccGGCCTTTGAATGGGTTGGCCCCGAAGAATTCCCACAAGTCAAAG ACTTGGAGAGCTCCACGTCTGAATGTTTATCCAAGAAGAAAAGTGTACTGGAGTCCCGTGCATCTGTGGACAACTGTGCCAAAAACCTGTTTCCAGCGTCCGGGGCAAAACGCAGCTTCACCCGGCACCCCTCCCTCATAAAGCTGGCCAAGAGTATTCATGACGACCGCCGAAAGATCAACTCTGCCCCCAGCAGTCCTGTCAAGAGTGCCCTCA GCGATTCACCAAACACTGACCTCCCAAACAAAATGGCCCAACTTGCTGCTATTTGTCAGATCGAGCTTGACCAGGAGTCGGG GACCGGAGCTGAGGACCCAAAGCCTGCTGCTGCGGAGGCGGACACTGCTGCTGCGAAGCTTGAGCAAGTCTCCTCTGTTTCTATGGAGCCGCCACATGCACCGTTACTAACTCCAACCCAGGAGCATAGAGTCAACACTACTATCCACCTCACCCCCCACACACCGCTGGCAGGCCTGCCCGGAGGCTCCGTCACCTACATCCCTGCACAGTATTCATCCCTGATCCCCGTCCTGTTACCTCAGCAGCGGGGGAGCGGGCCCTACGCCGTGTATTTGCACCCTTCTTCTCCCAGGCCAAACCCTCTGGTCAGGCCGCAGCCGACCAGCCTCGCCGTGCGCTCTATGACCTTTGAGGATAAGACTGGGCAGAGCCCGACGGGCCAGAATGCAGCTAGGAGCCTGCCGGCCCTCAGGGCGTCAGACGTCAGCCCCTTGGCGCTCAAACGGTTGCGCTCAGAGTCGGCCTTAGAGAGCAGCCCCTCCAAAGCCAAGAGGACCGACCCCAACTTtaag GACACCTCTCCAAAACTGTGCGAGATCCTGCAGGCCCGTCTGAAGGCCCGTCGCGGTTGTCAGCTCTCAAGCCGGCCCTCGCCTCGCGCCCTCCACCTGGACCCGGAGTTTGTCAACACCCCCGGCGGTGCCGTAGCCAACCAGACACTAGAGCAGAGCTTGGAGACCTTCCTGGACAGAGAGGACAAGACGGCGTCCTCCGACGGCGAGGCTGGCTTAACGCCAGTCAGAGTCGTACCCATCACGCCAGGACAAGTCCACACCGAG ACTTTAGTACCGGCCGGATACCTGATCCCAATCTCCCAGCAGTCCCTCATCAGCTACAAGGAAATTCAAGGTTCAGGGAGAGAAAGCAACAACGCCGCAACTCCCACTTACAACATCTACCAAACACCAACTGCAG GTTCCAGACCTGTCCTAGCCCAGGAGATTACACCCACCGGCCTTCGTCTTCACAAACCCGCTGCTACTGCCGCCTCGCCATACAACACCCAGCAAGACCACCGCCTCCACAGCCCTAGTCCTGCCATCCTCAACTTCACCCTGCAGAACCTGGGTCTGATCTCAGGCTCCAGCCCAGGAAACGCCTTCACTACCCCCCAGACTCCAGAGTGTGCCAACACCATGCCCAGCCCGCTGGCTCTGCACCAGAGAGGCATGGTTTTCATCAAACCTGGGTCCCCTGTGCCTCTCCAGCAGTCTGTATCAGGGCAACCAATGACCCTGTTCAGTGTACAAcag CCTCTGATGACCACCCCCAAAGGGACAGGGCTCCCCCAGCACAGTTTCTTCCACACCCCGGGCCCCCTCTCCCCTCTGGCTGCCATGGTAACCACCGGTGCACACCTGGACCCCTAA
- the e2f8 gene encoding transcription factor E2F8 isoform X4 — protein MGPLTTPKKGREVGSVDPWTPTSNLKMLISAASPDIRNREKELCLDNDGREGLDPSQDTENGEESEKMISRKEKSLGLLCHKFLARYPDCPNPALNNDICLDDVATELSVERRRIYDIMNVLESLHMVSRSAKNRYTWHGRTKLAQTLAILKQVGEEHRYGQQMLHIRQRLVDKEFDFDAEEKENEEVVELENGDQGQKELFFVELPGVEFKAASVNSRKDKSLRVMSQKFVMLFLVSNPRVVSLDVAAKILIGEDQGADQDKNKFKTKVRRLYDIANVLRSLKLIEKVHVTEERGRKPAFEWVGPEEFPQVKDLESSTSECLSKKKSVLESRASVDNCAKNLFPASGAKRSFTRHPSLIKLAKSIHDDRRKINSAPSSPVKSALSDSPNTDLPNKMAQLAAICQIELDQESGTGAEDPKPAAAEADTAAAKLEQVSSVSMEPPHAPLLTPTQEHRVNTTIHLTPHTPLAGLPGGSVTYIPAQYSSLIPVLLPQQRGSGPYAVYLHPSSPRPNPLVRPQPTSLAVRSMTFEDKTGQSPTGQNAARSLPALRASDVSPLALKRLRSESALESSPSKAKRTDPNFKDTSPKLCEILQARLKARRGCQLSSRPSPRALHLDPEFVNTPGGAVANQTLEQSLETFLDREDKTASSDGEAGLTPVRVVPITPGQVHTETLVPAGYLIPISQQSLISYKEIQGSGRESNNAATPTYNIYQTPTAGSRPVLAQEITPTGLRLHKPAATAASPYNTQQDHRLHSPSPAILNFTLQNLGLISGSSPGNAFTTPQTPECANTMPSPLALHQRGMVFIKPGSPVPLQQSVSGQPMTLFSVQQPLMTTPKGTGLPQHSFFHTPGPLSPLAAMVTTGAHLDP, from the exons ATGGGTCCCCTCACTACACCTAAAAAAGGAAGAGAAGTAGGTTCTGTTGACCCCTGGACACCGACTTCCAACCTCAAAATGCTCATCAGTGCTGCTAGTCCTGACATCAGGAACCGAGAGAAAGAGCTGTGCCTGGACAATGACGGGCGGGAAGGTCTTGACCCTTCACAG GACACTGAAAATGGAGAAGAGTCAGAGAAAATGATCAGCAGGAAAGAGAAGAGTCTGGGTTTGCTCTGTCATAAATTCCTCGCCCGCTACCCAGATTGCCCAAACCCTGCCCTCAACAACGACATCTGCCTAGATGATGTGGCAACTGAGCTCA GCGTAGAACGCCGGCGCATCTACGACATCATGAACGTGCTGGAGAGCCTGCACATGGTGAGCCGCTCAGCCAAGAACCGCTACACATGGCACGGGCGGACCAAACTAGCGCAGACTCTGGCCATTTTGAAGCAGGTGGGCGAGGAGCACAGGTACGGCCAGCAGATGTTGCACATCCGGCAGCGCCTCGTGGACAAGGAGTTTGACTTTGACgcggaggagaaggagaacgaGGAGGTGGTGGAGCTGGAGAACGGGGATCAAGGACAGAAGGAACTTTTCTTTGTGGAGCTTCCAGGCGTAGAGTTCAAAGCAG CCTCTGTTAACAGTCGGAAGGACAAATCTCTGAGGGTGATGAGCCAGAAGTTTGTCATGCTCTTCCTGGTGTCTAATCCTCGCGTGGTCAGTCTAGACGTGGCTGCCAAGATCCTGATCGGAGAGGACCAGGGTGCAGATCAAGACAAGAACAAGTTCAAAA CCAAAGTGCGCCGGCTGTATGATATAGCCAACGTGCTGCGGAGCCTGAAGCTCATCGAGAAAGTCCACGtgacagaagagagagggaggaaaccGGCCTTTGAATGGGTTGGCCCCGAAGAATTCCCACAAGTCAAAG ACTTGGAGAGCTCCACGTCTGAATGTTTATCCAAGAAGAAAAGTGTACTGGAGTCCCGTGCATCTGTGGACAACTGTGCCAAAAACCTGTTTCCAGCGTCCGGGGCAAAACGCAGCTTCACCCGGCACCCCTCCCTCATAAAGCTGGCCAAGAGTATTCATGACGACCGCCGAAAGATCAACTCTGCCCCCAGCAGTCCTGTCAAGAGTGCCCTCA GCGATTCACCAAACACTGACCTCCCAAACAAAATGGCCCAACTTGCTGCTATTTGTCAGATCGAGCTTGACCAGGAGTCGGG GACCGGAGCTGAGGACCCAAAGCCTGCTGCTGCGGAGGCGGACACTGCTGCTGCGAAGCTTGAGCAAGTCTCCTCTGTTTCTATGGAGCCGCCACATGCACCGTTACTAACTCCAACCCAGGAGCATAGAGTCAACACTACTATCCACCTCACCCCCCACACACCGCTGGCAGGCCTGCCCGGAGGCTCCGTCACCTACATCCCTGCACAGTATTCATCCCTGATCCCCGTCCTGTTACCTCAGCAGCGGGGGAGCGGGCCCTACGCCGTGTATTTGCACCCTTCTTCTCCCAGGCCAAACCCTCTGGTCAGGCCGCAGCCGACCAGCCTCGCCGTGCGCTCTATGACCTTTGAGGATAAGACTGGGCAGAGCCCGACGGGCCAGAATGCAGCTAGGAGCCTGCCGGCCCTCAGGGCGTCAGACGTCAGCCCCTTGGCGCTCAAACGGTTGCGCTCAGAGTCGGCCTTAGAGAGCAGCCCCTCCAAAGCCAAGAGGACCGACCCCAACTTtaag GACACCTCTCCAAAACTGTGCGAGATCCTGCAGGCCCGTCTGAAGGCCCGTCGCGGTTGTCAGCTCTCAAGCCGGCCCTCGCCTCGCGCCCTCCACCTGGACCCGGAGTTTGTCAACACCCCCGGCGGTGCCGTAGCCAACCAGACACTAGAGCAGAGCTTGGAGACCTTCCTGGACAGAGAGGACAAGACGGCGTCCTCCGACGGCGAGGCTGGCTTAACGCCAGTCAGAGTCGTACCCATCACGCCAGGACAAGTCCACACCGAG ACTTTAGTACCGGCCGGATACCTGATCCCAATCTCCCAGCAGTCCCTCATCAGCTACAAGGAAATTCAAGGTTCAGGGAGAGAAAGCAACAACGCCGCAACTCCCACTTACAACATCTACCAAACACCAACTGCAG GTTCCAGACCTGTCCTAGCCCAGGAGATTACACCCACCGGCCTTCGTCTTCACAAACCCGCTGCTACTGCCGCCTCGCCATACAACACCCAGCAAGACCACCGCCTCCACAGCCCTAGTCCTGCCATCCTCAACTTCACCCTGCAGAACCTGGGTCTGATCTCAGGCTCCAGCCCAGGAAACGCCTTCACTACCCCCCAGACTCCAGAGTGTGCCAACACCATGCCCAGCCCGCTGGCTCTGCACCAGAGAGGCATGGTTTTCATCAAACCTGGGTCCCCTGTGCCTCTCCAGCAGTCTGTATCAGGGCAACCAATGACCCTGTTCAGTGTACAAcag CCTCTGATGACCACCCCCAAAGGGACAGGGCTCCCCCAGCACAGTTTCTTCCACACCCCGGGCCCCCTCTCCCCTCTGGCTGCCATGGTAACCACCGGTGCACACCTGGACCCCTAA